Proteins co-encoded in one Quercus robur chromosome 8, dhQueRobu3.1, whole genome shotgun sequence genomic window:
- the LOC126697725 gene encoding GDSL esterase/lipase CPRD49-like isoform X1 — translation MVGPTRPQFVLFGSSIVQLSFSHGGWGAILSDIYARKADILLRGYFGWNSRRALQVLNQVFPKDAAIQPSLVIAYFGGNDSMGPHPSGLGPHVPLPEYIESMRKIVIHLQSLSEETRIILLSCPPVNEEKIRGNISQFLSELVRTNELCQRYSDACVKLGQEMGVKVVDLFTALQKRDDWMDACFTDGIHLSAEGSKIVVEEILKVIKEADWEPCLHWKSMPTEFAEDSLYDLVAADGKTTLNPSEWTFYREHHWD, via the exons ATGGTGGGACCAACTAGGCCTCAGTTCGTTCTCTTTGGATCCTCCATTGTCCAACTTAGCTTCAGCCATGGCGGTTGGGGTGCCATTCTTTCTGACATTTATGCTCGCAag GCAGACATATTGTTGCGAGGCTACTTTGGGTGGAACTCACGACGTGCTCTCCAGGTCCTCAATCAAGTTTTTCCAAAG GATGCTGCCATACAGCCCTCTTTGGTGATAGCTTATTTTGGTGGTAATGATTCAATGGGGCCTCACCCCTCTGGCCTAGGCCCTCATGTACCACTTCCTGAATATATTGAGAGCATGAGAAAGATTGTGATTCATCTCCAG AGCCTTTCAGAGGAAACTCGCATCATTTTATTAAGTTGTCCTCCAGTCAATGAGGAAAAGATTCGTGGAAACATAAG TCAGTTTTTGAGTGAGCTAGTTAGAACGAATGAGTTATGCCAAAGATACTCAGATGCCTGTGTAAAGCTTGGCCAAGAAATGGGTGTGAAGGTTGTTGATCTTTTTACTGCACTTCAGAAAAGAGATGATTGGATGGATGCTTGCTTCAC agatGGGATTCATTTATCAGCTGAAGGGAGCAAGATAGTTGTTGAAGAGATACTAAAGGTGATCAAGGAAGCTGACTGGGAGCCATGTCTACACTGGAAGTCCATGCCAACTGAATTCGCAGAGGATTCACTATATGATCTTGTTGCCGCTGATGGAAAGACAACATTAAATCCCTCAGAATGGACTTTCTACAGGGAGCATCACTGGGACTAA
- the LOC126697725 gene encoding GDSL esterase/lipase CPRD49-like isoform X2, whose amino-acid sequence MRLSGVQFEADILLRGYFGWNSRRALQVLNQVFPKDAAIQPSLVIAYFGGNDSMGPHPSGLGPHVPLPEYIESMRKIVIHLQSLSEETRIILLSCPPVNEEKIRGNISQFLSELVRTNELCQRYSDACVKLGQEMGVKVVDLFTALQKRDDWMDACFTDGIHLSAEGSKIVVEEILKVIKEADWEPCLHWKSMPTEFAEDSLYDLVAADGKTTLNPSEWTFYREHHWD is encoded by the exons ATGAGGCTCAGTGGAGTCCAATTTGAG GCAGACATATTGTTGCGAGGCTACTTTGGGTGGAACTCACGACGTGCTCTCCAGGTCCTCAATCAAGTTTTTCCAAAG GATGCTGCCATACAGCCCTCTTTGGTGATAGCTTATTTTGGTGGTAATGATTCAATGGGGCCTCACCCCTCTGGCCTAGGCCCTCATGTACCACTTCCTGAATATATTGAGAGCATGAGAAAGATTGTGATTCATCTCCAG AGCCTTTCAGAGGAAACTCGCATCATTTTATTAAGTTGTCCTCCAGTCAATGAGGAAAAGATTCGTGGAAACATAAG TCAGTTTTTGAGTGAGCTAGTTAGAACGAATGAGTTATGCCAAAGATACTCAGATGCCTGTGTAAAGCTTGGCCAAGAAATGGGTGTGAAGGTTGTTGATCTTTTTACTGCACTTCAGAAAAGAGATGATTGGATGGATGCTTGCTTCAC agatGGGATTCATTTATCAGCTGAAGGGAGCAAGATAGTTGTTGAAGAGATACTAAAGGTGATCAAGGAAGCTGACTGGGAGCCATGTCTACACTGGAAGTCCATGCCAACTGAATTCGCAGAGGATTCACTATATGATCTTGTTGCCGCTGATGGAAAGACAACATTAAATCCCTCAGAATGGACTTTCTACAGGGAGCATCACTGGGACTAA